The following proteins are co-located in the Toxotes jaculatrix isolate fToxJac2 chromosome 9, fToxJac2.pri, whole genome shotgun sequence genome:
- the LOC121186850 gene encoding von Willebrand factor A domain-containing protein 5A-like isoform X5, which translates to MMVNHCGLLSADNKPVPLKSIEVELEVKDHVATLVSTLNYENKEDKPIEAVFVFPLPGDAAVCHFSAKIGQTEIVAEVKEKQQAREEYDDALSSGQQAFLLEESEESPDIFSLSVGSLPPGESASIRLEYVTELAVQADDGLRFCLPAVLNPRYQPQGSEGASVQVTSVPASLVPYSLSFSARVSSPRPVSKVESNCSLDPLQYLNTEQTQATVKLAAGHKFDRDVELLIYYKDAHQPTAVVEAGQASAKPGTLMGDPVVMLSLYPELPQSVMSSLASCGEFVFLMDRSGSMSSCLNNSKSHQTRIGSARDTLLLLLKSLPMGCYFNIYSFGTSYEHIFPKSVEYNQKTMEEALKEVEAMEANLGGTGILEPLQHIYSQSCIPSQPRQLFVFTDGEVFNTKEVINLVKENSGSHRCFSFGIGEGASSALINGMAKEGGGHAQFITGADRMQPKVMQSLRFALQPAVVDISVTWDLPKEVSVTVLSPPITALFQGQRSLVYAQLTGQSSEAAEGCVTVKYSLAGHPSQNQLRFSLKPEGDTGSTVHRLGAQTLIRSLEMEEREHRGQGDGGVKEKVVELSVQSGVSSSFTAFIAVNKGNSESIQGPLVRRNVPTALAQCNQLRQRSLCLVGSSLKADVKTKSFPLRPRKMLSTPVGTKGFFSGLNKKLGAFDRSQKPQAKMFSSSHHLAGGIQVLASPSYDFGAFSCEETEGTMLQQPCRDTLLQLVSLQEASGCWPLDPALAVVLGKSREEVETSKPASVNQEVWATILALIWLHGFKMDAKEEWELLAMKAVSWLRAQKAPCVAECVEAGNKLLGSNVQKEVLGL; encoded by the exons ATGATGGTGAACCACTGTGGTCTTCTTTCTGCTGATAACAAACCAG TTCCTCTGAAGAGCAttgaggtggagctggaggtgaaGGACCATGTGGCTACACTGGTCTCCACTCTGAACTACGAGAACAAGGAGGACAAACCAATAGAGGCTGTTTTTGTCTTCCCTCTGCCTGGagatgctgctgtctgtcatttcAGTGCTAAGATTGGACAGACAGAGATTGTAGCTGAGGTGAAGGAGAAACAGCAG GCTCGTGAGGAGTATGATGATGCTCTGAGCTCCGGTCAGCAGGCCTTCCTAttggaggagagtgaggagagtCCAGATATATTCTCTCTGAGTGTGGGCAGTCTGCCTCCAGGAGAGAGCGCCTCCATCAGGCTGGAATATGTCACTGAGCTGGCTGTGCAGGCTGATGATGGTCTGAGGTTTTGTCTGCCTGCTGTGCTCAACCCTCGCTACCAACCTCAGG GAAGTGAAGGTGCCAGTGTCCAGGTGACCTCTGTCCCAGCCTCTCTGGTTCCCTacagtctgtctttttctgcccGAGTGTCCTCTCCTCGTCCAGTCTCTAAAGTAGAGTCCAACTGTTCCCTGGACCCTCTCCAGTACCTCAACACAGAGCAGACCCAGGCCACG GTGAAGTTGGCTGCAGGACACAAGTTTGACAGAGATGTTGAACTTCTGATTTATTACAAAGACGCCCACCAACCCACTGCTGTGGTGGAGGCAGGACAGGCCTCTGCCAAACCTG GCACTCTGATGGGTGATCCTGTAGTGATGCTGAGCCTGTACCCTGAGTTGCCCCAGTCTGTGATGTCTTCACTCGCCTCCTGTGGAGAGTTTGTGTTCTTGATGGATCGATCTGGGAGTATGAGTTCATGTCTGAACAACAGCAAGAGTCATCAGACTCGCATTGGCAGTGCCAGG GacactctgctgctcctgttgaAGAGCTTACCCATGGGCTGCTATTTCAACATCTACAGTTTTGGGACCAGCTATGAACACATCTTCCC TAAGAGTGTGGAGTACAACCAGAAGACCATGGAAGAGGCTCTGAAGGAGGTTGAGGCGATGGAGGCAAATCTGGGAGGAACAGGAATCCTTGAGCCCCTCCAACATATTTACAGCCAGTCCTGCATTCCCAGTCAGCCAAGACaa CTGTTTGTCTTTACTGACGGAGAGGTGTTCAACACCAAGGAAGTGATAAATCTGGTGAAGGAGAATTCAGGTTCTCACAG GTGTTTCTCTTTTGGGATTGGGGAAGGGGCCAGCTCTGCTCTAATCAATGGGATGGCCAAGGAAGGAGGAGGTCACGCTCAGTTCATCACAGGCGCTGACAGGATGCAACCTAAG GTGATGCAGTCGCTTCGATTTGCTCTGCAGCCAGCTGTGGTGGATATCTCAGTCACATGGGATTTACCAAAAGAAGTGTCTGTTACTGTTCTCTCTCCACCAATCACAGCACTTtttcagggtcaaaggtcactggtTTATGCCCAACTCACTGGACAG AgttcagaggcagcagagggctGTGTGACGGTCAAGTACAGCCTGGCAGGTCATCCCTCTCAGAACCAGCTCCGCTTCAGTCTCAAACCTGAAGGAGACACAGG ATCAACAGTCCACAGGTTGGGTGCTCAGACTCTGATTCGCTCcctggagatggaggagagagagcacagaggacagggggatggaggagtgaaggagaagGTGGTGGAGCTGAGCGTCCAGTCAGGAGtgagcagctccttcacagCATTCATTGCTGTCAATAAAGGCAACAGCGAGTCGATTCAAGGACCTCTGGTGCGCAGAAATGTTCCAACAGCCT TAGCTCAGTGTAATCAGCTTCGTCAACGGTCACTGTGTCTTGTTGGGTCCAGCCTTAAGGCGG ATGTCAAGACCAAAAGCTTTCCGTTAAGACCAAGGAAAATGCTGTCAACACCTGTCGGGACCAAAGGCTTTTTCTCTGGTCTTAACAAAAAGCTTGGTGCCTTTGACAGATCTCAGAAACCTCAGGCGAAAATGTTTAGTTCCAGTCACCATCTGGCTGGAGGGATACAGGTGCTTGCTTCGCCCTCCTATGATTTTGGTG ctttCAGCTGTGAAGAAACTGAAGGCACCATGCTCCAGCAGCCTTGCAGAGACACTTTACTGCAGCTGGTTTCCCTGCAGGAGGCCTCTGGCTGCTGGCCACTAGATCCAGCTCTGGCTGTTGTGCTGGgaaagagcagggaggaggtggagacgTCAAAGCCTGCATCG GTGAACCAGGAAGTGTGGGCCACCATTCTGGCTCTGATCTGGCTTCATGGCTTCAAGATGGACGCTAAGGAAGAGTGGGAGCTTCTGGCTATGAAGGCTGTGTCATGGCTCCGTGCTCAGAAAG caccatGTGTGGCAGAGTGTGTGGAAGCTGGAAATAAACTGTTGGGTTCCAACGTGCAGAAAGAGGTCCTGGGACTCTGA
- the LOC121186850 gene encoding von Willebrand factor A domain-containing protein 5A-like isoform X4: MDCCGLLTAQKEPVPLKSIEVELEVKDHVATLVSTLNYENKEDKPIEAVFVFPLPRDAAVCHFSAKIGQTEIVAEVKEKQQAREEYDDALSSGQQAFLLEESEESPDIFSLSVGSLPPGESASIRLEYVTELAVQADDGLRFCLPAVLNPRYQPQGSGGSEGASVQVTSVPASLVPYSLSFSARVSSPRPVSKVESNCSLDPLQYLNTEQTQATVKLAAGHKFDRDVELLIYYKDAHQPTAVVEAGQASAKPGTLMGDPVVMLSLYPELPQSVMSSLSSCGEFVFLMDRSGSMSSCLNNSESHQTRIGSARDTLLLLLKSLPMGCYFNIYSFGTSYEHIFPKSVVYKQKTMEEALKKVEVMEANLGGTEILEPLQHIYSQPCIPSQPRQLFVFTDGAVFNTKEVINLVKENSGSHRCFSFGIGEGASSALINGMAKEGGGHAQFITGTDRMQPKVMQSLRFALQPAVVDISVTWDLPKEVSVTVLSPPITALFQGQRSLVYGQLTGQSSEAAEGCVTVKYSLAGHPSQNQLRFSLKPEGDTGSTVHRLGAQTLIRSLEMEEREHRGQGDGGVKEKVVELSVQSGVSSSFTAFIAVNKGNSESIQGPLVRRNVPTALAQCNQLRQRSLCLVGSSLKADVKTKSFPLRPRKMLSTPVGTKGFFSGLNKKLGAFDRSQKPQAKMFSSSHHLAGGIQVLASPSYDFGAFSCEETEGTMLQQPCRDTLLQLVSLQEASGCWPLDPALAVVLGKSREEVETSKPASVNQEVWATILALIWLHGFKMDAKEEWELLAMKAVSWLRAQKAPCVAECVEAGNKLLGSNVQKEVLGL; encoded by the exons ATGGACTGCTGTGGTCTACTAACTGCTCAGAAGGAACCAG TTCCTCTGAAGAGCAttgaggtggagctggaggtgaaGGACCATGTGGCTACACTGGTCTCCACTCTGAACTACGAGAACAAGGAGGACAAACCAATAGAGGCTGTTTTTGTCTTCCCTCTGCCTAGagatgctgctgtctgtcatttcAGTGCTAAGATTGGACAGACGGAGATTGTAGCTGAGGTGAAGGAGAAACAGCAG GCTCGTGAGGAGTATGATGATGCTCTGAGCTCCGGTCAGCAGGCCTTCCTAttggaggagagtgaggagagtCCAGATATATTCTCTCTGAGTGTGGGCAGTCTGCCTCCAGGAGAGAGCGCCTCCATCAGGCTGGAATATGTCACTGAGCTGGCTGTGCAGGCTGATGATGGTCTGAGGTTTTGTCTGCCTGCTGTGCTCAACCCTCGCTACCAACCTCAGG GAAGTGGAGGCAGTGAAGGTGCCAGTGTCCAGGTGACCTCTGTCCCAGCCTCTCTGGTTCCCTacagtctgtctttttctgcccGAGTGTCCTCTCCTCGTCCAGTCTCTAAAGTAGAGTCCAACTGTTCCCTGGACCCTCTCCAGTACCTCAACACAGAGCAGACCCAGGCCACG GTGAAGTTGGCTGCAGGACACAAGTTTGACAGAGATGTTGAACTTCTGATTTATTACAAAGACGCCCACCAACCCACTGCTGTGGTGGAGGCAGGACAGGCCTCTGCCAAACCTG gcaCTCTGATGGGTGATCCTGTAGTGATGCTGAGCCTGTACCCTGAGTTGCCCCAGTCTGTGATGTCTTCACTCTCCTCCTGTGGAGAGTTTGTGTTCTTGATGGATCGATCTGGGAGTATGAGTTCATGTCTGAACAACAGCGAGAGTCATCAGACTCGCATTGGCAGTGCCAGG GacactctgctgctcctgttgaAGAGCTTACCCATGGGCTGCTATTTCAACATCTACAGTTTTGGGACCAGCTATGAACACATCTTCCC TAAGAGTGTGGTGTATAAACAGAAGACCATGGAAGAGGCTCTGAAGAAAGTTGAGGTCATGGAGGCAAATCTGGGAGGAACAGAGATCCTTGAGCCCCTCCAACATATTTATAGCCAGCCCTGCATTCCCAGTCAGCCTAGACaa CTGTTTGTCTTTACTGATGGAGCAGTGTTCAACACCAAGGAAGTGATAAATCTGGTGAAGGAGAATTCAGGTTCTCACAG GTGTTTCTCTTTTGGGATTGGGGAAGGGGCCAGCTCTGCTCTAATCAATGGGATGGCCAAGGAAGGAGGAGGTCACGCTCAGTTCATCACAGGCACTGACAGGATGCAACCTAAG GTGATGCAGTCGCTTCGATTTGCTCTGCAGCCAGCTGTGGTGGATATCTCAGTCACATGGGATTTACCAAAGGAAGTGTCTGTTACTGTTCTCTCTCCACCAATCACAGCACTTTtccagggtcaaaggtcactggtTTATGGCCAACTCACTGGACAG AgttcagaggcagcagagggctGTGTGACGGTCAAGTACAGCCTGGCAGGTCATCCCTCTCAGAACCAGCTCCGCTTCAGTCTCAAACCTGAAGGAGACACAGG ATCAACAGTCCACAGGTTGGGTGCTCAGACTCTGATTCGCTCcctggagatggaggagagagagcacagaggacagggggatggaggagtgaaggagaagGTGGTGGAGCTGAGCGTCCAGTCAGGAGtgagcagctccttcacagCATTCATTGCTGTCAATAAAGGCAACAGCGAGTCGATTCAAGGACCTCTGGTGCGCAGAAATGTTCCAACAGCCT TAGCTCAGTGTAATCAGCTTCGTCAACGGTCACTGTGTCTTGTTGGGTCCAGCCTTAAGGCGG ATGTCAAGACCAAAAGCTTTCCGTTAAGACCAAGGAAAATGCTGTCAACACCTGTCGGGACCAAAGGCTTTTTCTCTGGTCTTAACAAAAAGCTTGGTGCCTTTGACAGATCTCAGAAACCTCAGGCGAAAATGTTTAGTTCCAGTCACCATCTGGCTGGAGGGATACAGGTGCTTGCTTCGCCCTCCTATGATTTTGGTG ctttCAGCTGTGAAGAAACTGAAGGCACCATGCTCCAGCAGCCTTGCAGAGACACTTTACTGCAGCTGGTTTCCCTGCAGGAGGCCTCTGGCTGCTGGCCACTAGATCCAGCTCTGGCTGTTGTGCTGGgaaagagcagggaggaggtggagacgTCAAAGCCTGCATCG GTGAACCAGGAAGTGTGGGCCACCATTCTGGCTCTGATCTGGCTTCATGGCTTCAAGATGGACGCTAAGGAAGAGTGGGAGCTTCTGGCTATGAAGGCTGTGTCATGGCTCCGTGCTCAGAAAG caccatGTGTGGCAGAGTGTGTGGAAGCTGGAAATAAACTGTTGGGTTCCAACGTGCAGAAAGAGGTCCTGGGACTCTGA
- the LOC121186850 gene encoding von Willebrand factor A domain-containing protein 5A-like isoform X21 has translation MDCCGLLTAQKEPVPLKSIEVELEVKDHVATLVSTLNYENKEDKPIEAVFVFPLPRDAAVCHFSAKIGQTEIVAEVKEKQQAREEYDDALSSGQQAFLLEESEESPDIFSLSVGSLPPGESASIRLEYVTELAVQADDGLRFCLPAVLNPRYQPQGSGGSEGASVQVTSVPASLVPYSLSFSARVSSPRPVSKVESNCSLDPLQYLNTEQTQATVKLAAGHKFDRDVELLIYYKDAHQPTAVVEAGQASAKPGTLMGDPVVMLSLYPELPQSVMSSLSSCGEFVFLMDRSGSMSSCLNNSESHQTRIGSARDTLLLLLKSLPMGCYFNIYSFGTSYEHIFPKSVVYKQKTMEEALKKVEVMEANLGGTEILEPLQHIYSQPCIPSQPRQLFVFTDGAVFNTKEVINLVKENSGSHRCFSFGIGEGASSALINGMAKEGGGHAQFITGTDRMQPKVMQSLRFALQPAVVDISVTWDLPKEVSVTVLSPPITALFQGQRSLVYGQLTGQSSEAAEGCVTVEYSLAGHPSQTQLRFSLNPGEDTGLTVHRLGARTLIHSLEMEEREHTGQGDGGVKEKVVELSVQSGVSSSFTAFVAVNKGNSESIQGPLVRRNVPTACHCYQLGLFHPMCLAGSSLKTASL, from the exons ATGGACTGCTGTGGTCTACTAACTGCTCAGAAGGAACCAG TTCCTCTGAAGAGCAttgaggtggagctggaggtgaaGGACCATGTGGCTACACTGGTCTCCACTCTGAACTACGAGAACAAGGAGGACAAACCAATAGAGGCTGTTTTTGTCTTCCCTCTGCCTAGagatgctgctgtctgtcatttcAGTGCTAAGATTGGACAGACGGAGATTGTAGCTGAGGTGAAGGAGAAACAGCAG GCTCGTGAGGAGTATGATGATGCTCTGAGCTCCGGTCAGCAGGCCTTCCTAttggaggagagtgaggagagtCCAGATATATTCTCTCTGAGTGTGGGCAGTCTGCCTCCAGGAGAGAGCGCCTCCATCAGGCTGGAATATGTCACTGAGCTGGCTGTGCAGGCTGATGATGGTCTGAGGTTTTGTCTGCCTGCTGTGCTCAACCCTCGCTACCAACCTCAGG GAAGTGGAGGCAGTGAAGGTGCCAGTGTCCAGGTGACCTCTGTCCCAGCCTCTCTGGTTCCCTacagtctgtctttttctgcccGAGTGTCCTCTCCTCGTCCAGTCTCTAAAGTAGAGTCCAACTGTTCCCTGGACCCTCTCCAGTACCTCAACACAGAGCAGACCCAGGCCACG GTGAAGTTGGCTGCAGGACACAAGTTTGACAGAGATGTTGAACTTCTGATTTATTACAAAGACGCCCACCAACCCACTGCTGTGGTGGAGGCAGGACAGGCCTCTGCCAAACCTG gcaCTCTGATGGGTGATCCTGTAGTGATGCTGAGCCTGTACCCTGAGTTGCCCCAGTCTGTGATGTCTTCACTCTCCTCCTGTGGAGAGTTTGTGTTCTTGATGGATCGATCTGGGAGTATGAGTTCATGTCTGAACAACAGCGAGAGTCATCAGACTCGCATTGGCAGTGCCAGG GacactctgctgctcctgttgaAGAGCTTACCCATGGGCTGCTATTTCAACATCTACAGTTTTGGGACCAGCTATGAACACATCTTCCC TAAGAGTGTGGTGTATAAACAGAAGACCATGGAAGAGGCTCTGAAGAAAGTTGAGGTCATGGAGGCAAATCTGGGAGGAACAGAGATCCTTGAGCCCCTCCAACATATTTATAGCCAGCCCTGCATTCCCAGTCAGCCTAGACaa CTGTTTGTCTTTACTGATGGAGCAGTGTTCAACACCAAGGAAGTGATAAATCTGGTGAAGGAGAATTCAGGTTCTCACAG GTGTTTCTCTTTTGGGATTGGGGAAGGGGCCAGCTCTGCTCTAATCAATGGGATGGCCAAGGAAGGAGGAGGTCACGCTCAGTTCATCACAGGCACTGACAGGATGCAACCTAAG GTGATGCAGTCGCTTCGATTTGCTCTGCAGCCAGCTGTGGTGGATATCTCAGTCACATGGGATTTACCAAAGGAAGTGTCTGTTACTGTTCTCTCTCCACCAATCACAGCACTTTtccagggtcaaaggtcactggtTTATGGCCAACTCACTGGACAG AgttcagaggcagcagagggctGTGTGACGGTCGAGTACAGCCTGGCAGGTCATCCCTCTCAGACCCAGCTCCGCTTCAGTCTAAACCCTGGCGAGGACACGGG ATTAACAGTCCACAGGTTGGGTGCTCGGACTCTGATTCACTCcctggagatggaggagagagagcacacaggACAGGGGGatggaggagtgaaggagaagGTGGTGGAGCTGAGCGTCCAATCAGGAGTGAGCAGCTCATTCACAGCATTCGTTGCTGTCAACAAAGGCAACAGCGAGTCGATTCAAGGACCTCTGGTGCGCAGAAATGTTCCAACAGCCT GTCATTGTTATCAGCTTGGTCTTTTCCATCCAATGTGCCTTGCTGGGTCCAGCCTCAAGACGG CAAGTCTCTGA
- the LOC121186850 gene encoding von Willebrand factor A domain-containing protein 5A-like isoform X22, which produces MDCCGLLTAQKEPVPLKSIEVELEVKDHVATLVSTLNYENKEDKPIEAVFVFPLPRDAAVCHFSAKIGQTEIVAEVKEKQQAREEYDDALSSGQQAFLLEESEESPDIFSLSVGSLPPGESASIRLEYVTELAVQADDGLRFCLPAVLNPRYQPQGSGGSEGASVQVTSVPASLVPYSLSFSARVSSPRPVSKVESNCSLDPLQYLNTEQTQATVKLAAGHKFDRDVELLIYYKDAHQPTAVVEAGQASAKPGTLMGDPVVMLSLYPELPQSVMSSLSSCGEFVFLMDRSGSMSSCLNNSESHQTRIGSARDTLLLLLKSLPMGCYFNIYSFGTSYEHIFPKSVVYKQKTMEEALKKVEVMEANLGGTEILEPLQHIYSQPCIPSQPRQLFVFTDGAVFNTKEVINLVKENSGSHRCFSFGIGEGASSALINGMAKEGGGHAQFITGTDRMQPKVMQSLRFALQPAVVDISVTWDLPKEVSVTVLSPPITALFQGQRSLVYGQLTGQSSEAAEGCVTVEYSLAGHPSQTQLRFSLNPGEDTGLTVHRLGARTLIHSLEMEEREHTGQGDGGVKEKVVELSVQSGVSSSFTAFVAVNKGNSESIQGPLVIVISLVFSIQCALLGPASRRQVSEARFLQGL; this is translated from the exons ATGGACTGCTGTGGTCTACTAACTGCTCAGAAGGAACCAG TTCCTCTGAAGAGCAttgaggtggagctggaggtgaaGGACCATGTGGCTACACTGGTCTCCACTCTGAACTACGAGAACAAGGAGGACAAACCAATAGAGGCTGTTTTTGTCTTCCCTCTGCCTAGagatgctgctgtctgtcatttcAGTGCTAAGATTGGACAGACGGAGATTGTAGCTGAGGTGAAGGAGAAACAGCAG GCTCGTGAGGAGTATGATGATGCTCTGAGCTCCGGTCAGCAGGCCTTCCTAttggaggagagtgaggagagtCCAGATATATTCTCTCTGAGTGTGGGCAGTCTGCCTCCAGGAGAGAGCGCCTCCATCAGGCTGGAATATGTCACTGAGCTGGCTGTGCAGGCTGATGATGGTCTGAGGTTTTGTCTGCCTGCTGTGCTCAACCCTCGCTACCAACCTCAGG GAAGTGGAGGCAGTGAAGGTGCCAGTGTCCAGGTGACCTCTGTCCCAGCCTCTCTGGTTCCCTacagtctgtctttttctgcccGAGTGTCCTCTCCTCGTCCAGTCTCTAAAGTAGAGTCCAACTGTTCCCTGGACCCTCTCCAGTACCTCAACACAGAGCAGACCCAGGCCACG GTGAAGTTGGCTGCAGGACACAAGTTTGACAGAGATGTTGAACTTCTGATTTATTACAAAGACGCCCACCAACCCACTGCTGTGGTGGAGGCAGGACAGGCCTCTGCCAAACCTG gcaCTCTGATGGGTGATCCTGTAGTGATGCTGAGCCTGTACCCTGAGTTGCCCCAGTCTGTGATGTCTTCACTCTCCTCCTGTGGAGAGTTTGTGTTCTTGATGGATCGATCTGGGAGTATGAGTTCATGTCTGAACAACAGCGAGAGTCATCAGACTCGCATTGGCAGTGCCAGG GacactctgctgctcctgttgaAGAGCTTACCCATGGGCTGCTATTTCAACATCTACAGTTTTGGGACCAGCTATGAACACATCTTCCC TAAGAGTGTGGTGTATAAACAGAAGACCATGGAAGAGGCTCTGAAGAAAGTTGAGGTCATGGAGGCAAATCTGGGAGGAACAGAGATCCTTGAGCCCCTCCAACATATTTATAGCCAGCCCTGCATTCCCAGTCAGCCTAGACaa CTGTTTGTCTTTACTGATGGAGCAGTGTTCAACACCAAGGAAGTGATAAATCTGGTGAAGGAGAATTCAGGTTCTCACAG GTGTTTCTCTTTTGGGATTGGGGAAGGGGCCAGCTCTGCTCTAATCAATGGGATGGCCAAGGAAGGAGGAGGTCACGCTCAGTTCATCACAGGCACTGACAGGATGCAACCTAAG GTGATGCAGTCGCTTCGATTTGCTCTGCAGCCAGCTGTGGTGGATATCTCAGTCACATGGGATTTACCAAAGGAAGTGTCTGTTACTGTTCTCTCTCCACCAATCACAGCACTTTtccagggtcaaaggtcactggtTTATGGCCAACTCACTGGACAG AgttcagaggcagcagagggctGTGTGACGGTCGAGTACAGCCTGGCAGGTCATCCCTCTCAGACCCAGCTCCGCTTCAGTCTAAACCCTGGCGAGGACACGGG ATTAACAGTCCACAGGTTGGGTGCTCGGACTCTGATTCACTCcctggagatggaggagagagagcacacaggACAGGGGGatggaggagtgaaggagaagGTGGTGGAGCTGAGCGTCCAATCAGGAGTGAGCAGCTCATTCACAGCATTCGTTGCTGTCAACAAAGGCAACAGCGAGTCGATTCAAGGACCTCTG GTCATTGTTATCAGCTTGGTCTTTTCCATCCAATGTGCCTTGCTGGGTCCAGCCTCAAGACGG CAAGTCTCTGAGGCAAGGTTTCTACAAGGCCTCTGA
- the LOC121186850 gene encoding von Willebrand factor A domain-containing protein 5A-like isoform X12 has product MDCCGLLTAQKEPVPLKSIEVELEVKDHVATLVSTLNYENKEDKPIEAVFVFPLPRDAAVCHFSAKIGQTEIVAEVKEKQQAREEYDDALSSGQQAFLLEESEESPDIFSLSVGSLPPGESASIRLEYVTELAVQADDGLRFCLPAVLNPRYQPQGSGGSEGASVQVTSVPASLVPYSLSFSARVSSPRPVSKVESNCSLDPLQYLNTEQTQATVKLAAGHKFDRDVELLIYYKDAHQPTAVVEAGQASAKPGTLMGDPVVMLSLYPELPQSVMSSLSSCGEFVFLMDRSGSMSSCLNNSESHQTRIGSARDTLLLLLKSLPMGCYFNIYSFGTSYEHIFPKSVVYKQKTMEEALKKVEVMEANLGGTEILEPLQHIYSQPCIPSQPRQLFVFTDGAVFNTKEVINLVKENSGSHRCFSFGIGEGASSALINGMAKEGGGHAQFITGTDRMQPKVMQSLRFALQPAVVDISVTWDLPKEVSVTVLSPPITALFQGQRSLVYGQLTGQSSEAAEGCVTVEYSLAGHPSQTQLRFSLNPGEDTGLTVHRLGARTLIHSLEMEEREHTGQGDGGVKEKVVELSVQSGVSSSFTAFVAVNKGNSESIQGPLVRRNVPTACHCYQLGLFHPMCLAGSSLKTGGATADWTCPAPCPPFLLCFSSDRCQQVLTTVEGPHKPFRF; this is encoded by the exons ATGGACTGCTGTGGTCTACTAACTGCTCAGAAGGAACCAG TTCCTCTGAAGAGCAttgaggtggagctggaggtgaaGGACCATGTGGCTACACTGGTCTCCACTCTGAACTACGAGAACAAGGAGGACAAACCAATAGAGGCTGTTTTTGTCTTCCCTCTGCCTAGagatgctgctgtctgtcatttcAGTGCTAAGATTGGACAGACGGAGATTGTAGCTGAGGTGAAGGAGAAACAGCAG GCTCGTGAGGAGTATGATGATGCTCTGAGCTCCGGTCAGCAGGCCTTCCTAttggaggagagtgaggagagtCCAGATATATTCTCTCTGAGTGTGGGCAGTCTGCCTCCAGGAGAGAGCGCCTCCATCAGGCTGGAATATGTCACTGAGCTGGCTGTGCAGGCTGATGATGGTCTGAGGTTTTGTCTGCCTGCTGTGCTCAACCCTCGCTACCAACCTCAGG GAAGTGGAGGCAGTGAAGGTGCCAGTGTCCAGGTGACCTCTGTCCCAGCCTCTCTGGTTCCCTacagtctgtctttttctgcccGAGTGTCCTCTCCTCGTCCAGTCTCTAAAGTAGAGTCCAACTGTTCCCTGGACCCTCTCCAGTACCTCAACACAGAGCAGACCCAGGCCACG GTGAAGTTGGCTGCAGGACACAAGTTTGACAGAGATGTTGAACTTCTGATTTATTACAAAGACGCCCACCAACCCACTGCTGTGGTGGAGGCAGGACAGGCCTCTGCCAAACCTG gcaCTCTGATGGGTGATCCTGTAGTGATGCTGAGCCTGTACCCTGAGTTGCCCCAGTCTGTGATGTCTTCACTCTCCTCCTGTGGAGAGTTTGTGTTCTTGATGGATCGATCTGGGAGTATGAGTTCATGTCTGAACAACAGCGAGAGTCATCAGACTCGCATTGGCAGTGCCAGG GacactctgctgctcctgttgaAGAGCTTACCCATGGGCTGCTATTTCAACATCTACAGTTTTGGGACCAGCTATGAACACATCTTCCC TAAGAGTGTGGTGTATAAACAGAAGACCATGGAAGAGGCTCTGAAGAAAGTTGAGGTCATGGAGGCAAATCTGGGAGGAACAGAGATCCTTGAGCCCCTCCAACATATTTATAGCCAGCCCTGCATTCCCAGTCAGCCTAGACaa CTGTTTGTCTTTACTGATGGAGCAGTGTTCAACACCAAGGAAGTGATAAATCTGGTGAAGGAGAATTCAGGTTCTCACAG GTGTTTCTCTTTTGGGATTGGGGAAGGGGCCAGCTCTGCTCTAATCAATGGGATGGCCAAGGAAGGAGGAGGTCACGCTCAGTTCATCACAGGCACTGACAGGATGCAACCTAAG GTGATGCAGTCGCTTCGATTTGCTCTGCAGCCAGCTGTGGTGGATATCTCAGTCACATGGGATTTACCAAAGGAAGTGTCTGTTACTGTTCTCTCTCCACCAATCACAGCACTTTtccagggtcaaaggtcactggtTTATGGCCAACTCACTGGACAG AgttcagaggcagcagagggctGTGTGACGGTCGAGTACAGCCTGGCAGGTCATCCCTCTCAGACCCAGCTCCGCTTCAGTCTAAACCCTGGCGAGGACACGGG ATTAACAGTCCACAGGTTGGGTGCTCGGACTCTGATTCACTCcctggagatggaggagagagagcacacaggACAGGGGGatggaggagtgaaggagaagGTGGTGGAGCTGAGCGTCCAATCAGGAGTGAGCAGCTCATTCACAGCATTCGTTGCTGTCAACAAAGGCAACAGCGAGTCGATTCAAGGACCTCTGGTGCGCAGAAATGTTCCAACAGCCT GTCATTGTTATCAGCTTGGTCTTTTCCATCCAATGTGCCTTGCTGGGTCCAGCCTCAAGACGG GTGGAGCTACAGCTGACTGGACTTGCCCAGCACCCTGTCCCCCATTCCTGCTTTGTTTCTCCTCGGATCGCTGTCAGCAGGTACTCACAACTGTTGAAGGACCCCACAAGCCTTTCCGCTTCTGA